A single genomic interval of Plodia interpunctella isolate USDA-ARS_2022_Savannah chromosome 16, ilPloInte3.2, whole genome shotgun sequence harbors:
- the LOC128676720 gene encoding pneumococcal serine-rich repeat protein-like isoform X4, which produces MAPAKWIIIPTIWLVTQSIYAFQFPFIGSSFPDFSSEFDSLESEAQSSASANAAFGQASAISEAGGSSTAISESGASGGGSASSEALSEGSGSSTGSGGGSSSGSGNSKPSGTATASSNGSTNSSSSGVSGNSSTSGTGSGSSNSSGSASSSGSESGSSSGSTASSSRLASGSSNSTGSGRINGSASSEPSMSGSGSFNSSASSKPSESGSGSSNGSESSKPSGTGSGNSNTSGSGSSSGTASGTSSGLSSNSSNSIVSGNSSVTAATSSSGIGNSSSSGIGSGSSSGTATVSSNGSTNGRSSGGLGSSSSSDTGSNSSNSSQSASSSGSGSDISSGTASATSSGSANSSSNSTGSGSSSVTATASSSGSGSDSSNGSASSKPSGSGSGSSNGSASSKLSGSGSGSFNGSASSKPSGSESGSSNGSASSKPSGSGSGSSKVSASSKPSGSGSGSSNGSASSKPSESGSGSSNGSASSKPSESGSGSSNGSASSKPSESGSGSSNDSASSKPSGSESGSSNGSASSKPSGSGSGSFNGSASSKPSGSESGSSNGSASSKPSGSGSGSSKVSASSKPSGSGSGSSNGSASSKPSESGSGSSNGSASSKPSESGSGSSKVSASSKPSGSGSGSSKVSASSKPSESGSGSSNGSASSKPSESGSGSSNGSASSKPSGSESGSSKVSASSKPSESGSGSSNGSASSKPSESGSGSSNGSASSKPSESGSGSSNGSASSKPSESGSGSSNGSASSKPSGSGSGSSKVSASSKPSGSGSGSSNGSASSKPSGSGSGSSNGSASSKPSGSGSGSSKVSASSKPSESGSGSSNGSASSKPSGSGSGSSKVSASSKPSESGSGSSNGSASSKPSESGSGSSNGSASSKPSESGSGSSNGSASSKPSGSGSGSSKVSASSKPSGSGSGSSNGSASSKPSGSGSGSSKVSASSKPSESGSGSSNGSASSKPSESGSGSSNGSASSKPSGSGSGSSKVSASSKPSESGSGSSNGSASSKSSESGRSSSNGSASSKPSGSGSGSSKVSASSKPSESGSGSSNGSASSKPSESGSGSSNGSASSKPSESGSGSSNGSASSKPSGSGSGSSKVSASSKPSGSGSGSSIRSANGSSSRTATASSSGSGSGISSVIAIVSSSVSASGIGSGSSSRTVTASSNCSRNASSSGGSGSSSTSGTSSGSSNSSGSASSSGIGSGSSSGTATASSNGSTNGRSSGSLGSSSSSDTGSDSSNSSRSASSSRSGSNSSSGTASATSSGSANSSSNSTGSGSSSVIATASSSGSGSDSSNGSASSKLSGSGSGSSNGSASSKLSGSESGSSNGLASSKSSESGNGSSNGSASSKASGPGSGSSIGSANGSSSRTATASSSGSGSGSSSVIAIASSSVSASGIGSGSSSTTVTASSNCSRNASSSGGSGSSSTSGTSNGSSNSSGSASSSGSGSGSSSGTATATSTGSTNGSSSGTGSGSSNSSGSASSSGSVSGSSSGTASATSSGSENSSSNSTGSGSSSTIATASSSGSASGIRSGRSSGTASSSSSGTATASSTCSTNGSSSSGSKSNSSSGTGSGSSNSSGSASSSGSVSGSSSGTASSTSSGSASNCSNRTGSGYSSTSASGSSSGIESGSLSGSASGISNSTGSGSSNGSASSEPSGSGSDSSNGSVSSKPNGSGSGSSNGSASSKPSVSGSGSYNGSATSKPSGSANISSNVTATASSNGSTSGSSSGSSESSSSSGIGSGSSSGSRNATSRCSASSSSNSTGCGSSNGSASSEPSRSGSGSYSGSASSKPNGSRSGSSNSSASNKPSGSGCGNSNGSASSKYSGTGSGNSNSSGSGSSSGTASASSSASANSSSNSTGSGSSSVTATASSSGAGSSSSNGSASSKPSGSGSGSSNGSASSKLSGSGSGSFNGSASSKPSGSGSGSSNGSTNDSSSGGSERSSSSGTGSGSSNSSGSASSSGSVSGSSSGTASATSSGSASNCSNSTGSGSSSVIATASSSETASGSSSGIATASSSGSASASSNRDSVSSSGTATTSSSVSGSGSSSVIATASSSGSASGTDGGSSSGIATASSNGSGSGSSSVIATASSSGSASGTGSDSSNRAASGSLNGTASGSSIVSGSTSSSGSLGTSSCSDTGSGSSSGSGNGSTSVSGSASSSGSGSGSTGSSSASSSSSNNSRGSSSTSGCKTKEERQKLKERLKKSKHFQEEIKNKDSLPILKNVLKKNNDEEIVNIIRNQNKGIFENIEEEERRIEVKFCKRARNQHLDHEIVKVAPKIWNLVSHPGSDPDQGTPQWFFART; this is translated from the exons GAAGTGGCAGCTCAACTGGGTCAGGAGGTGGCAGCTCCAGTGGCTCAGGAAATAGTAAGCCCAGTGGGACAGCAACTGCCAGCTCTAATGGGTCAACAAATAGCAGCTCTAGCGGCGTCTCAGGAAATAGCAGCACTAGCGGCACAGGTAGTGGCAGCTCGAATAGCTCGGGAAGTGCCAGTTCAAGTGGGTCAGAAAGTGGCAGCTCTAGTGGTTCAACTGCCAGCTCTAGTAGGTTAGCAAGTGGCAGCTCTAACAGTACAGGTAGTGGCAGAATTAACGGTTCAGCAAGTAGCGAGCCCAGTATGTCAGGAAGTGGCAGCTTTAATAGTTCAGCAAGTAGCAAGCCCAGTGAGTCAGGAAGTGGCAGCTCTAATGGTTCAGAAAGTAGCAAGCCTAGCGGTACAGGAAGTGGCAACTCGAACACCTCAGGAAGTGGCAGCTCAAGTGGGACAGCAAGTGGCACATCTAGCGGTTTATCAAGTAACAGCTCTAACAGCATAGTTAGTGGCAACTCAAGTGTGACAGCAGCTACTAGCTCTAGTGGGATAGGAAATAGCAGCTCAAGTGGGATAGGAAGTGGCAGTTCAAGTGGGACAGCAACTGTCAGCTCTAATGGGTCAACAAATGGTAGGTCTAGCGGCGGCTTAGGAAGTAGCAGCTCTAGCGACACAGGTAGTAACAGTTCGAACAGCTCACAAAGTGCCAGTTCCAGTGGGTCAGGAAGTGACATCTCAAGTGGGACAGCAAGTGCCACATCTAGCGGTTCAGCAAATAGCAGCTCTAACAGCACAGGTAGTGGCAGCTCAAGTGTGACAGCAACTGCTAGTTCTAGTGGGTCAGGAAGTGACAGCTCTAACGGTTCAGCAAGTAGCAAGCCCAGTGGATCAGGAAGTGGCAGCTCTAACGGCTCAGCAAGTAGCAAGCTCAGTGGGTCAGGAAGTGGTAGCTTTAATGGTTCAGCAAGTAGCAAGCCCAGTGGGTCAGAAAGTGGCAGTTCTAATGGTTCAGCAAGTAGCAAGCCCAGTGGGTCAGGAAGTGGAAGCTCTAAAGTTTCAGCAAGTAGCAAGCCCAGTGGGTCAGGAAGTGGCAGCTCTAATGGTTCAGCAAGTAGCAAGCCCAGTGAGTCAGGAAGTGGCAGCTCTAATGGTTCAGCAAGTAGCAAGCCCAGTGAGTCAGGAAGTGGCAGCTCTAATGGTTCAGCAAGTAGCAAGCCCAGTGAGTCAGGAAGTGGCAGCTCTAATGATTCAGCAAGTAGCAAGCCCAGTGGGTCAGAAAGTGGCAGTTCTAATGGTTCAGCAAGTAGCAAGCCCAGTGGGTCAGGAAGTGGTAGCTTTAATGGTTCAGCAAGTAGCAAGCCCAGTGGGTCAGAAAGTGGCAGTTCTAATGGTTCAGCAAGTAGCAAGCCCAGTGGGTCAGGAAGTGGAAGCTCTAAAGTTTCAGCAAGTAGCAAGCCCAGTGGGTCAGGAAGTGGCAGCTCTAATGGTTCAGCAAGTAGCAAGCCCAGTGAGTCAGGAAGTGGCAGCTCTAATGGTTCAGCAAGTAGCAAGCCCAGTGAGTCAGGAAGTGGAAGCTCTAAAGTTTCAGCAAGTAGCAAGCCCAGTGGATCAGGAAGTGGAAGCTCTAAAGTTTCAGCAAGTAGCAAGCCCAGTGAGTCAGGAAGTGGCAGCTCTAATGGTTCAGCAAGTAGCAAGCCCAGTGAGTCAGGAAGTGGCAGCTCTAATGGTTCAGCAAGTAGCAAGCCCAGTGGATCAGAAAGTGGAAGCTCTAAAGTTTCAGCAAGTAGCAAGCCCAGTGAGTCAGGAAGTGGCAGCTCTAATGGTTCAGCAAGTAGCAAGCCCAGTGAGTCAGGAAGTGGCAGCTCTAATGGTTCAGCAAGTAGCAAGCCCAGTGAGTCAGGAAGTGGCAGCTCTAATGGTTCAGCAAGTAGCAAGCCCAGTGAGTCAGGAAGTGGCAGCTCTAATGGTTCAGCAAGTAGCAAGCCCAGTGGATCAGGAAGTGGAAGCTCTAAAGTTTCAGCAAGTAGCAAGCCCAGTGGATCAGGAAGTGGCAGCTCTAATGGTTCAGCAAGTAGCAAGCCCAGTGGATCAGGAAGTGGCAGCTCTAATGGTTCAGCAAGTAGCAAGCCCAGTGGATCAGGAAGTGGAAGCTCTAAAGTTTCAGCAAGTAGCAAGCCCAGTGAATCAGGAAGTGGCAGCTCTAATGGTTCAGCAAGTAGCAAGCCCAGTGGATCAGGAAGTGGAAGCTCTAAAGTTTCAGCAAGTAGCAAGCCCAGTGAGTCAGGAAGTGGCAGCTCTAATGGTTCAGCAAGTAGCAAGCCCAGTGAGTCAGGAAGTGGCAGCTCTAATGGTTCAGCAAGTAGCAAGCCCAGTGAGTCAGGAAGTGGCAGCTCTAATGGTTCAGCAAGTAGCAAGCCCAGTGGATCAGGAAGTGGAAGCTCTAAAGTTTCAGCAAGTAGCAAGCCCAGTGGATCAGGAAGTGGCAGCTCTAATGGTTCAGCAAGTAGCAAGCCCAGTGGATCAGGAAGTGGAAGCTCTAAAGTTTCAGCAAGTAGCAAGCCCAGTGAGTCAGGAAGTGGCAGCTCTAATGGTTCAGCAAGTAGCAAGCCCAGTGAGTCAGGAAGTGGCAGCTCTAATGGTTCAGCAAGTAGCAAGCCCAGTGGATCAGGAAGTGGAAGCTCTAAAGTTTCAGCAAGTAGCAAGCCCAGTGAGTCAGGAAGTGGCAGCTCTAATGGTTCAGCAAGTAGCAAGTCCAGTGAGTCAGGAAGGAGCAGCTCTAATGGTTCAGCAAGTAGCAAGCCCAGTGGATCAGGAAGTGGAAGCTCTAAAGTTTCAGCAAGTAGCAAGCCCAGTGAGTCAGGAAGTGGCAGCTCTAATGGTTCAGCAAGTAGCAAGCCCAGTGAGTCAGGAAGTGGCAGCTCTAATGGTTCAGCAAGTAGCAAGCCCAGTGAGTCAGGAAGTGGCAGCTCTAATGGTTCAGCAAGCAGCAAGCCCAGTGGATCAGGAAGTGGAAGCTCTAAAGTTTCAGCAAGTAGCAAGCCCAGTGGGTCAGGAAGTGGAAGCTCAATTAGGTCAGCAAATGGCAGTTCAAGTCGGACAGCAACTGCCAGCTCAAGTGGGTCAGGAAGTGGCATCTCAAGTGTGATAGCAATAGTAAGCTCTAGTGTGTCAGCAAGTGGGATAGGAAGTGGCAGCTCAAGTAGGACAGTAACTGCCAGCTCTAATTGCTCAAGAAATGCAAGCTCGAGCGGCGGCTCAGGAAGTAGCAGCACTAGCGGAACAAGCAGTGGCAGCTCGAACAGCTCAGGAAGTGCCAGCTCAAGTGGGATAGGAAGTGGCAGTTCAAGTGGGACAGCAACTGCCAGCTCTAATGGGTCAACAAATGGCAGGTCTAGCGGCAGCTTAGGAAGTAGCAGCTCTAGCGACACAGGTAGTGACAGTTCGAACAGCTCACGTAGTGCCAGCTCCAGTAGGTCAGGAAGTAACAGCTCAAGCGGGACAGCAAGTGCCACATCTAGCGGTTCAGCAAATAGCAGCTCTAACAGCACAGGTAGTGGCAGCTCAAGTGTGATAGCAACTGCTAGTTCTAGTGGGTCAGGAAGTGACAGCTCTAACGGTTCAGCAAGTAGCAAGCTCAGTGGGTCAGGAAGTGGTAGCTCTAACGGCTCAGCAAGTAGCAAGCTCAGTGGGTCAGAAAGTGGCAGCTCTAATGGTTTAGCAAGTAGCAAGTCCAGTGAGTCAGGAAATGGCAGCTCTAATGGTTCAGCAAGTAGCAAGGCCAGTGGGCCAGGAAGTGGAAGCTCAATTGGGTCAGCAAATGGCAGTTCAAGTCGGACAGCAACTGCCAGCTCAAGTGGGTCAGGAAGTGGCAGCTCAAGTGTGATAGCAATTGCCAGCTCTAGTGTGTCAGCAAGTGGGATAGGAAGTGGCAGCTCAAGTACGACAGTAACTGCCAGCTCTAATTGCTCAAGAAATGCAAGCTCTAGCGGCGGCTCAGGAAGTAGCAGCACTAGCGGAACAAGTAATGGCAGCTCGAACAGCTCAGGAAGTGCCAGCTCAAGTGGGTCAGGAAGTGGCAGCTCAAGTGGGACAGCAACTGCCACCTCTACTGGTTCAACAAATGGAAGCTCTAGCGGCACAGGAAGTGGCAGCTCGAACAGCTCAGGAAGTGCCAGCTCAAGTGGGTCTGTAAGTGGCAGCTCAAGTGGGACAGCAAGTGCCACATCTAGCGGTTCAGAAAATAGCAGCTCTAACAGCACAGGTAGTGGCAGCTCAAGTACGATAGCAACTGCTAGTTCTAGTGGATCAGCAAGTGGGATAAGAAGTGGCAGGTCAAGTGGGACAGCAAGTAGCAGCTCAAGTGGGACAGCAACTGCCAGCTCTACTTGTTCAACAAATGGCAGTTCTAGCAGCGGCTCAAAAAGTAACAGCTCTAGCGGCACAGGAAGTGGCAGCTCGAACAGCTCAGGAAGTGCCAGCTCAAGTGGGTCAGTAAGTGGCAGCTCAAGTGGGACAGCAAGTTCCACATCTAGCGGTTCAGCAAGTAACTGCTCTAACAGAACAGGTAGTGGCTACTCTAGTACATCAGCAAGTGGCAGCTCTAGTGGGATAGAAAGTGGCAGCTTAAGTGGGTCAGCAAGTGGCATCTCTAACAGCACAGGTAGTGGCAGCTCTAACGGGTCAGCAAGTAGCGAGCCCAGTGGGTCAGGAAGTGACAGTTCTAATGGTTCAGTAAGTAGCAAGCCCAATGGGTCAGGAAGTGGCAGCTCTAACGGTTCAGCAAGTAGTAAGCCCAGTGTGTCAGGAAGTGGCAGCTATAACGGTTCAGCAACTAGCAAGCCCAGTGGGTCAGCAAATATCAGTTCAAATGTGACAGCAACTGCCAGCTCTAATGGGTCAACAAGTGGCAGCTCTAGCGGCAGCTCAGAAAGTAGCAGCTCTAGCGGCATAGGAAGTGGCAGCTCAAGTGGGTCAAGAAATGCCACATCTAGGTGTTCAGCAAGTAGCAGTTCTAACAGCACAGGTTGTGGCAGCTCTAACGGTTCAGCAAGTAGTGAGCCCAGTAGGTCAGGAAGTGGCAGCTATAGTGGTTCAGCAAGTAGCAAGCCCAATGGGTCAAGAAGTGGCAGCTCTAACAGTTCAGCAAGTAATAAGCCCAGTGGGTCAGGATGTGGCAACTCTAACGGTTCAGCAAGTAGCAAGTATAGTGGCACAGGAAGTGGCAACTCGAACAGCTCAGGAAGTGGCAGCTCAAGTGGGACAGCAAGTGCCTCATCTAGCGCTTCAGCAAATAGCAGCTCTAACAGCACAGGTAGTGGCAGCTCAAGTGTGACAGCAACTGCTAGTTCTAGTGGGGCAGGAAGTAGCAGCTCTAACGGTTCAGCAAGTAGCAAGCCCAGTGGGTCAGGAAGTGGCAGCTCTAACGGCTCAGCAAGTAGCAAGCTCAGTGGGTCAGGAAGTGGTAGCTTTAATGGTTCAGCAAGTAGCAAGCCCAGTGGGTCAGGAAGTGGCAGCTCTAATGGGTCAACAAATGACAGCTCTAGCGGCGGCTCAGAAAGAAGCAGCTCTAGCGGCACAGGAAGTGGCAGCTCGAACAGCTCAGGAAGTGCCAGCTCAAGTGGGTCAGTAAGTGGCAGCTCAAGTGGGACAGCAAGTGCCACATCTAGCGGTTCAGCAAGTAACTGCTCGAACAGCACAGGTAGTGGCAGCTCAAGTGTGATAGCAACTGCTAGTTCTAGTGAGACAGCAAGTGGCAGCTCTAGTGGGATAGCAACTGCCAGCTCAAGTGGGTCAGCAAGTGCCAGCTCTAACAGAGATAGTGTTAGCTCTAGTGGGACAGCAACTACTAGCTCAAGTGTGTCAGGGAGTGGCAGCTCAAGTGTGATTGCAACTGCCAGCTCTAGTGGATCAGCAAGTGGGACAGATGGTGGCAGCTCTAGTGGGATAGCAACTGCCAGCTCAAATGGGTCAGGAAGTGGCAGCTCAAGTGTGATAGCAACTGCCAGCTCTAGTGGATCAGCAAGTGGGACAGGAAGTGACAGCTCAAATAGGGCAGCAAGTGGCAGCTTAAATGGAACAGCAAGTGGCAGTTCTATCGTTTCAGGTAGTACTAGCTCTAGCGGCAGCTTAGGAACTAGCAGCTGTAGCGACACTGGTAGTGGCAGCTCGAGTGGATCAGGAAATGGTAGCACCAGTGTGTCAGGAAGTGCCAGCTCAAGTGGGTCAGGAAGTGGCAGCACAGGAAGTAGCTCTGCAAGCTCCTCTAGTAGTAACAACTCTAGAGGATCGTCGTCGACTTCAG gCTGTAAGACAAAAGAAGAGAGACAAAAACTGAAGGAGAGGCTCAAGAAGTCCAAGCACTTCCAGGAGGAGATCAAAAACAAGGATTCTCTACCAATCCTAAAAAATGTCCTAAAGAAGAACAATGACGAAgaaattgttaatataataagaaacCAAAACAAGGgcattttcgaaaatattgaAGAGGAAGAACGGAGAATAGaggttaaattttgtaaaagagCAAGAAATCAACACCTCGATCACGAGATAGTTAAAGTGGCACCGAAAATATGGAACCTTGTATCGCACCCAGGATCGGATCCCGATCAGGGAACTCCACAATGGTTTTTTGCACGGACATAA